A DNA window from Phaenicophaeus curvirostris isolate KB17595 chromosome 11, BPBGC_Pcur_1.0, whole genome shotgun sequence contains the following coding sequences:
- the KBTBD12 gene encoding kelch repeat and BTB domain-containing protein 12: protein MDHKAEEKRKQRHSLTLLEEVKRMKDSTEIIDVVLVAEGEKFPCHKVVLAAFSPYFKAMFTCGLVECTQREVVLYDISAESVSVILDYMYSADLHLANQNVQTVALAAYFMQMEDVFSMCQKYMMDHMDASNCVGIYYFASHIGAEDLSDQARKYLYQHFAEVSLQEEILEIEFQQLLTLIKSDDLNVSREESILDLVIRWVKHSRESRVQHLIELLKQVRLVLVSPSFLMEARKRNTMILCNSECNDMFEEALKTIKLSRHPSLSLRYGMETTDLLLCIGNNSLGIRSRHGSYAEASFCYAPATRKTYFISSPKYGEGLGSVCTGVVTENNDIIVAGEASATKMSRQKSRNIEIYRYHQQGNQFWHSLCAAQLRELYALGTIHNDLYVIGGQMKVKNQYLVTNCVEKYSMEQGTWRSTAPLPVPLACHAVVTVKNKLYVLGGWTPQMDLPDDEPDRLSNRTFRYDPGQDKWTEGAPMKYSKYRFSTAVVNSEIYVLGGIGCLGRDRGQTRKCLDAVEIYNPDGDFWRDGPPMPSPLLSLRTNSTNAGVVEGKLYLCGGFHGAARHEVITKEILELDTWEKQWNVVAINVLMHDSYDVCLVARLNPRDLIPPPPDLVDQ, encoded by the exons ATGGATCATAAGgctgaggagaaaagaaagcaacgCCATAGCTTGACTTTGTTGGAAGAAGTAAAGAGAATGAAAGACTCAACAGAGATAATTGATGTTGTACTAGTTGCGGAAGGTGAGAAATTCCCCTGCCATAAGGTGGTGCTGGCTGCCTTCAGTCCCTATTTCAAAGCCATGTTTACCTGTGGCTTGGTTGAATGCACGCAAAGAGAAGTGGTGCTGTATGACATCTCTGCAGAGAGTGTGTCTGTCATACTGGATTACATGTACAGTGCGGATTTGCACCTCGCTAATCAGAATGTGCAGACTGTTGCACTTGCTGCGTATTTCATGCAGATGGAAGATGTTTTCAGTATGTGTCAGAAGTACATGATGGACCATATGGATGCTTCCAACTGTGTGGGTATCTACTACTTTGCGAGCCACATTGGGGCAGAAGATTTATCTGATCAAGCAAGGAAATACTTATATCAACATTTTGCTGAGGTGAGCttacaggaagaaatattagaGATTGAGTTCCAGCAGCTGTTAACTCTTATAAAGTCAGATGatctgaatgtttccagggaggAAAGCATTCTGGACCTTGTCATTAGATGGGTCAAACACAGCAGAGAATCACGTGTACAACACCTTATTGAGCTCCTGAAGCAAGTGAGACTGGTACTTGTCAGCCCTTCCTTTCTCATGGAAGCCCGGAAAAGGAACACCATGATTCTGTGCAATTCGGAATGCAATGATATGTTTGAGGAAGCGCTGAAAACCATCAAGCTATCCAGACACCCTTCTCTCAGCCTGCGATATGGCATGGAGACTACTGATCTCTTACTCTGCATCGGCAACAATTCTCTCGGCATTAGGTCAAGACACGGTAGCTATGCAGAAGCCAGTTTTTGTTACGCTCCTGCGACAAGGAAGACTTACTTCATTTCCTCTCCAAAGTATGGAGAGGGGTTAGGAAGTGTTTGCACTGGTGTTGTCACTGAGAATAATGATATTATTGTGGCAGGAGAGGCAAGTGCCACCAAAATGTCTAGGCAAAAGTCTAGGAACATCGAAATTTATAG ATACCACCAACAAGGAAACCAATTTTGGCACAGCCTGTGCGCAGCTCAGCTCCGTGAACTCTACGCGTTGGGCACTATCCATAATGATCTCTATGTAATAGGAGGgcaaatgaaagtgaaaaatcagtACCTTGTCACAAACTGTGTGGAGAAATATTCCATGGAGCAAGGCACCTGGAGAAGCACAGCACCTCTTCCAGTACCGTTGGCCTGCCATGCGGTGGTGACAGTGAAGAATAAGCTCTATGTGCTGGGGGGGTGGACCCCACAG ATGGATTTGCCTGACGATGAGCCGGATCGATTAAGTAACAGAACGTTTCGGTACGACCCAGGACAAGACAAATGGACAGAAGGAGCGCCAATGAAGTACTCCAAATACCGCTTCAGCACAGCCGTAGTCAACAGCGAGATTTATGTCTTGG GAGGAATTGGGTGCCTCGGTcgtgacaggggacagacaCGGAAATGCCTTGATGCAGTGGAGATTTATAACCCTGATGGAGACTTCTGGAGGGATGGACCTCCTATgccttctcccctcctctccttaCGAACAAACTCTACCAATGCAGGCGTCGTGGAAGGGAAGCTGTACCTCTGTGGAGGATTTCACGGAGCAG ctcGTCACGAAGTTATCACCAAAGAGATCCTTGAGCTGGATACGTGGGAGAAACAGTGGAACGTGGTGGCCATCAACGTCCTCATGCATGACAGCTATGATGTTTGCCTTGTTGCTAGGCTAAACCCGCGGGATCTTATCCCTCCTCCCCCAGATTTAGTGGATCAATAG